The Desulfotomaculum sp. DNA window TGAACAAGCACCACTACATTTACCATTATTTAAAAAAGGGTTTGGTCATTACATTTACCTCTTGTCTTTCTGCCTAAGGGCGCAACCGGCATCGGCGGGCGGATACCCAAAACTTTATTTAGGCATTTTCCACGGGATGAAGTCCTATTTTTGTCAGGACCAATATGGTCAGATTGCGCCGGTTTATTCCATTTCAGCCGGGCTTGACTATCCGGGTATAGGTCCCGAGCATGCCTATCTGCGTGATACAGGCAGGGCGGAATATGTGCCGGTTACCGATGACGAGGCGGTGGAAGCGTTTGAATACCTCTCGCGTGTTGAGGGAATTATTCCCGCAGTCGAAAGCGCGCACGCTGTTGCCTACGCCAGAAAAATCGCTCCTGCCATGGGCAGGGACAAAATCATGGTAATTAATCTTTCAGGCAGGGGCGATAAAAATGTCGCTGCGATAGCGCGCGGTACAGGAGGATACAGATCTATGAGTAGGGTACAGCAGGCGTTTGCAAACGGCAAAGCGTTTATTCCGGCAGGCGACCCGTCGCTGGAAATAACTGAACAGCTGGTTATTATGATGGCGGAGGAAGGGGCGGACCTGATCGAGCTGGGCATTCCGTTTTCCGATCCGGTCGCGGAAGGAGTCGTCATCCAGCGCGCCGATGAGCGTGCGCTGGCAGGCGGCGCAACCACCGACAAAATTTTTGATATGGTACAGCGTATCCGCAAGGTATGCAGTGTTCCGATGGCCTTCATGACCTATGTGAATCCGGTTTTTACATACGGCGCCGGCCGTTTTATGAAAAACTGCCGGGAGACCGGCATTGACGCCGTAATTGTCCCCGACCTGCCGTTTGAGGAGAAAGAAGAGCTCCTGCCCTATTGCTCCGAATTCGGCATTGACTTGATTTCATTAATCGCGCCGACCTCCCGCGACCGCATCCGGATGATTGCCAGGGCGGCCCGGGGATTTGTTTACTGCGTATCCTCAATGGGTGTAACCGGAGTACGGAAGGAGATCAGCGCCGATGTAGGCGAAATGATTAAGCTGGTCAAAGAGGTCAGGGATATTCCCTGCGCTGTCGGCTTTGGCATTTCCTCACCCGAACAGGCGGCGAAGATGGCCGAGCTGTCTGACGGCGTGATTGTTAGGGAGCGCGATAGTAAAAATTGTGGAGCAGTACGGCGAGGGCTGCGTCCCCCATGTAGTGGAATATGTGCGGGCGATGAAGAAGGCGGTTTCCTGAAAAGGCGGGTTCCAAAGCTCCAGACTAATCAGTATGATGGCTTTTTTTTGACCATTCATTATTTATAGAGCTCCAATAAAGGATAAACTCTTCTTCGTTGCAGAGGGAATCATAAACTGGTTTTAGAAATAATATAAGTTGGTTCATCATATCTTTAAAATATTCCGGGCTGCTTACCCGGATTCTCCTTATGTAATTGCTCCATTCGCGTTGCTTTTCGGCACTGTTGATAAAAAGGTCTTGAAAGATTGATTGTTCTTTTTCTAAGGTTGTTTTTCTTCTTTGGAAAGTTTGAAATATTGCTTCCTGGAGGACTCTGCCTTCAAAGTCCTTGCTTTTTGAAAGATTGTAGATGTCATAAAAATCCTTCATCCTGCTGTTTAAAAGGGATAGTTTAACCATTGCTTCAAATTTTTCTGCTATGGATGATTCCAGGGAATATACCTTAATTACTGGCACTTGGTTTGTTTTGAGGAGAACAGGGAATTCAATATCTTTGGGTCTTATTACAATATCTCCAAAACCAATATCAATTTTAAGCCGGTTTTTGGCTCTTCCGAGATTACAGGTAATATTTGCCCTTAATCCTGTGTACTGCCCATGTTCTATAATTGTGTTAATTTTTATTCCATCTACATGGAAAATAAGTCCGTCATCGCATTGGATTCTGGCTATTTCCGATATTGCTTTCGCCAAGATATCCTGATTGTTTTGTATTCTCACCGCCAGTAAGTCAATATCTATAGTTGGCCTGGTGTTGAACTTGTCGTAGCTGAAAAGTAAAAGGCCGCCCTTTAAAAGAAATTTATCTGCGAAATCTGAAATAGATAACCGATATAAAAATCTTTCCCGCATGTACTGGTTTAAAATTGAATTAAACTCAATATCTTTTTCCCGGGCTATGTTTCTAAGCCTGGCCAATGTTGAAGCCTGTTTATTTTTTGTCTCACTCATAACAGAAGCTCAAAATATGTCTCAATTTGCTTGGTCACCCCACAAATTTTCGCATATCTCATTAACAGATTCAGGTTGCGGTTATGGTTTTTAATATACTCTAATATCATTTCTTTAATAATATCTTTTCCTATCTTTTTACGGTGCTTTATACAATCACAGATGGTTTTCTCTTTATTGTATATTTTTACTTCGTGCTTACCGAATTTAATTTTTTCAATACCTGCGCTGAAAATCTCCGGTGAAAAATAGTATAGTTTAACCGGCGGGTAATCGGGCAGCTTAACTCTCGATTTCCTGCTGACAGCGACAGATACTTCCCAGGGGTTGTGGGTAGTCAGGTTGTGGTAGGCGAGAGCCGAAAGCAGACAGATAACGCCGTTTGGAATGGCTATTGCTACATCCAGAAGGAAGGACCCAACGTTGTCTTTCATGTCAACCCAGCGGTAAAGGCCTCTTTTTATACGCTCAATCTCGCCCTTTTCCAGAAGCTCGTTGAGGTATATATTATGGATACCGACCTTGGTTATGTCTTTAGTATGGGCATAGCCATTGCTACTCTTAAAAATATTGTATATCTTTTTATAAATCTCATCTTTCATTTCATTGCACATCCTGATAGAACGATCGGCATTATTTTATTTTAACATTAATTATTAAAAAGATATTGACCTCAACAAGGGCAAAAATATAGATAGTACAAGGGTTATGGCGGCTGATTTGTCTTTGATAAATATTAAGGACAATTTAGATAAGTGCCGAATATTATATCATTATTATATCATTATTATAACCGTTATTTGGAAAAAAGATAGATGTTTTTTTGTTTCCACTTTTGGGGGTTGTACGAGGTATCCTTCGTGAAAAAAACACATAGAAAAAATAGCGAAAGGAAAGAAATATTAGTATTACAGACCTGGTTTAAGGAGAGTACAATGGCCCGAAAAGAACGTGTGAATATTAAACCGGGAATTCGCGTTATTTTAACAGCCTATATTTAAGATTTTATGACTAGCGCTGGACTTGAAACAGTGAAAAGCTGGTAATTAAGACATTTTCGCCGTTGTGTTAAAGGGTATACATACCCGATTTCAAGGCGTTTACCCTCCTGCTTGCGTTTGTCGCAGCTGTTCTTCAATAGCACGTCCACCATATATAATGCGGATAACTACGACTGTTATTTTTGCCTCCACAGGCAAATAAAATACTAAATAATTGTCTATTGGCAAAACCCGCAAGCCTTTGCTGTGCCACGGCTCTTTTTCATAAAGACGATACCGCAGCGGCATTTCATTCAGCTTTTCGACCATGTCCATGATCCGCCGTGATTGATTCTGCTCATATTTTATAATCCCGGCGCATTTTTTCGGCGACGTTTTCCGCAGAAACGACTCTTCCGGCAGTTAGATCAGCCAGACCTTTCTCGATCTCAGCATTGAATTGCTCTTCGGTAAGTATACTCACTGACAGCGGTTTACTTTGTGGGAGCTTCAATTCAAATGGAATACCTCGTTGAAGCACAACCTGTCTGAGAAAAAGTCCGATTGCATTTGACATCGGGATACCGAGTTGCTCTAA harbors:
- a CDS encoding Abortive infection protein AbiEi; the protein is MKDEIYKKIYNIFKSSNGYAHTKDITKVGIHNIYLNELLEKGEIERIKRGLYRWVDMKDNVGSFLLDVAIAIPNGVICLLSALAYHNLTTHNPWEVSVAVSRKSRVKLPDYPPVKLYYFSPEIFSAGIEKIKFGKHEVKIYNKEKTICDCIKHRKKIGKDIIKEMILEYIKNHNRNLNLLMRYAKICGVTKQIETYFELLL
- a CDS encoding type II toxin-antitoxin system RelE/ParE family toxin, which translates into the protein MDMVEKLNEMPLRYRLYEKEPWHSKGLRVLPIDNYLVFYLPVEAKITVVVIRIIYGGRAIEEQLRQTQAGG
- a CDS encoding type II toxin-antitoxin system antitoxin, RelB/DinJ family, which gives rise to MARTSNIFARVEPEVKEQAELVLEQLGIPMSNAIGLFLRQVVLQRGIPFELKLPQSKPLSVSILTEEQFNAEIEKGLADLTAGRVVSAENVAEKMRRDYKI